The genomic interval TTAGTAATAATTGGTAGTAGTTATAGTTGTGATgcaacaatcaaaatgaagttattacttgttattggtgtgaattatttggtgaagggtgatatgagTCATATGAcagtgtatgtttgtatgttgtaatgtcaagaatttagaaaaggtcatatgaaaattttcttgttttccctaaaatatgttctatttttctatttttcctatgtcacgactcacaaatatagtcacaaaatattttcctacttttcatgtatttttaaagattttttaatatttttcttttgcatttgacatcataCCCGCGGTCTTCTTGCGGTAACCGTGGTTTCGGCCGCAAAAACCACGCAAAaaaccacggttaccgcggttttCATGCGCTGTGTCAGCAAGTGCTTACCATGGTTACCACGCGCGAAAAACCCGGTTACCGCGGTTTTCATGCACTGTGTCAGCAAGTGCTTACCGtggttaccgcgcggttttgaatttaaattttttattttcaaattcgttGCGGTTTTTGCGGTTACATTGCGGGATCCGTGTGAGCGCGGTACCGTAGTTTTCGCGGCGGTAACGGTAAGGGGAACCTGGTAAGAAATGATACTATAGAAGGAAATATAATGGCACCCTTatctttttcaatttttcaaccttcaaatttgagttgatttgggtttttttatcgttgttTTTAGATTACgagaaatatgtatatacaaaatttatttataaattatattttatttataaatatgccttAAAAACAATCAATGACCTCCTGGCTGGTATTGGggtttgcatatttttttctcctagaAAACCGTTCACCTTTGACCGCTCCCCAACCGATGTTGGGTAAATTttgtcaaaacaaaaaattaaggaTTTTTATTCAGCTTGACTGATTTACATCGAGTGGGTTCTTGATCGTAATATCTCTAACTCCAAGGAaccaaatagtcaaacaattacctttatattcGCCAACCATTGACAAATGACAACGCACGAGGCACGAGCTTACCATGAAACATGAACAAACACATGATCAATTTCAGCTGTTTTTGGTGCACACGAGTTTGGAAGTTTCGAACACAACACACTCATCTCATCCTGTCGGCTTGCCTTGGTTCTAAAGAAACACAGTTCGCGTATGGCCTTCGTAGAGCAGAAATGCTATTTCGCAAATATTCGCGCGGAAGGGTTACTCGCCAACGCTTGTTatgatcttttttatatataactcattttctttttttttttgaaaagtttatatatatacactttaTACTTATTTACGTaatgtttacatatttattttccaattttaaatccatatgtttatatatctatattaaaagtatatatacaaattttatatagttaaaatttatatattttaattttacacatataaaatctttatatatttagttaaatAAAGTGTTTGCTAGTAAACTATCCGCACGAACATTTGCCAGATACACTTGACCCTTCGAATAGGGCCCAACTGTGAATGGACTAGCCGGCCCAAAAGCATTCGACGCGTCCAGCCCAACACGTAGCTCAGCATCTCCTACCTCGCCCACATCATCCATCCgcttccccctcctcctcctcgcgagCGAGCACACGACCCAGGCAAaacccctcctctcctccgctcGCCACGGGGCtccgtcgccatggccgctgGGCGGGCCTTCCTCCGCGCGCCCTCCTcgctggccgccggcgcccgccggttcgcctTCGCGTGCCCCCCGGCCcgtcccctcgccgccgcgtcccaCCGCcggggccgcggccgcggccgctgcTACTGCTCCGGGCCCGCCTCCGATGCcccggcgcccgcgccgccgccctacGTGCTCACCACGCCGCTCTACTACGTCAACGCCCCGCCGCACATGGGGAGCGCCTACACCACCATTGCTGCCGATGCCATCGCCCGCTTCCAGGCAAGCAGAGCAAGCTGCGCTCGCGCATTCGCGGTGTTTTTTGTTCCGTTGCTGCTCATATTCTAATAGCAGTATAGGGATTTTGATTGCGTCAAACAGTTTATACTTGATACCTAACGTGTCCAATTGTTAAGCGTCTCAAGTGAAACCACTCGGAGTGTATATATGAACCAAACAATTCATATGTCAAACACACAATGGATTCCTGGATCACTTGTCTGCCTGTTCATATATACACTTGCAATCATGTGGAATCGGGATCTGAATTCACTGAGTAAATTGTTCATTCTACATGGCTATGGGTTGGTGAGAACAGTATGAGTGCATATCatgttagagcatctccaagagactaaGCATCCAACATTTTAGCTAGTGTAgccaaaacacacacacacacacacacacacacacacacacacacagacacacacacagacacaCACAGACTCACTCACACACTCCAAGAGACTAGTCATTTGGCTTGGCTAGCCATTCCACTAGCCAAATGGGCTGGCTAGCTAGCCAAGTTTGGCTAGCCGTCCTTCACCTCCACTTACTTACTATTGAGGTCCACCGAAAGATATGAACCATGGATAGTGGTATTTGGCTATCCTCTTTGAGTGCAGGGGAAATATggctcattttttttgtctagcTAGCCATAAGATCATTTGGCTAGTAAGATTTAACCAGACTCTTGGAAAAGTTCTCTCTTTCTATTCATGCCCTTCATCTTGATGAATTTCATCTAGggctacaataaaaatatgacaacttaaAAACTGTCTAGTTTTGATGCACATTTTTGCCTGTCCATTGATCTGGCcaccaaatttttattaacattATGGGAATGAAATGTGCAGTATCTGAGTATTTGTTGATCAACTCTCGTAATCTAAGTGTGTTGATGCTACTTTTATGGTCGCAGAGGTTGCTGGATAAGAGGGTTGTATTTATTACCGGAACAGATGAGCATGGCGAGAAAATCGCCACTTCAGCAGAGGCTTGTGGTAGAAATCCAAAGGATCATTGTGATACAATTTCGAATTCATATAAGATGCTTTGGGATGATGTATGTCCACAATTCTAGGTGTTTCCATTTTGTGTTTTCATTCACCGCATGGAAGAAATGATGAGCTCAATTTTGTCTTCCAACTGTGTAACACATTCGTTGCAGCTAGACATAGAGTATGACAAGTTTATTCGCACAACTGATCCTAGGCATGAGGCAATTGTCAATGACTTCTATTCCAGAGTGCTAGATAGTGGTGACATATATAGAGCAGATTATGAAGGACTTTACTGTGTGAGCTGTGAGGAGTACAAGGTAAGCTTCTGTTTTTACTTCCCCATGTGCTAGTAGACTAATAGAGTGGTAGTACTACACTACTGTTTCCTTTTAGGTGAATATAGCAGGGCATTATAAAAGATGGttaaaagaaatatgtattGCTATACCTTTAATCAAGAATATTTTACCTACTAATGACTGACTTAAATAGTTTCTGGCTGTTTACCTTGTATATCCCAGTTTAATTGTTCGATATGTCTTAACTACGGAAGTGGAAATATGCCTAATAATCAACATGCATGTGCCTACAAGATGTTTTAGGTTTTAACCTTAGAATTTTGGTCCTTCAGAAAATCGGACACATAAACAgaattttgttataaaaaatacttctCTGGAGAATtatgttttgaatttttttacatgctaTACAGTTGTTGCCATGTTCGCTTTTAGACCATCCTTCTTTTCCAATATTGGTAACTGTGCAAATTCTGGTTTTGTTGTTTGATGTACAGGACGAAAAAGAGCTTGCGGAAAACAAATGTTGCCCAGTGCATCTAAAGCCTTGTGTACCAAGAAAGGAAGACAACTATTTCTTTGCCTTGTCAAAATACCAGCATCAACTGGAAGATCTACTGACAAAAAATCCTAATTTTGTACGGCCATCACATCGATTAAATGAGGTGATGCTATAATCCTCATTCTTATGCTCAAATTTTGTCTTCAATCTATTCTGTTTTATCAAGTTGTTGCGCATTGTTGGTTTATTTAATCATTGTACATCGCTGCAAACTGTGGTGGAGAAGTGTAAAACTATGTGTTGGAAAGTTGACTCTAATTATATGAGTTGATAATTGACAAATAAATGCCAAAATAATCTAGGTTACACGTGTGTGCTTAGAGTTCTGGCACAGTCATGTTGAAGAATATATGTATCATCAAATATGTACAGTTACAAAGCAGACTATTTCATCCTCGTTGGTCCTTTTTTATGTTGGAAAATGCTATTGGCATACTGAACAAACATCCTtacaatttgttttcttatgaAACAACTTATCAAATGGCTATCCAGATGGCATCCTAACCAGTTAAGGATATGGTAAACTTATTCATCATACCTTCAGGACTTGAGAAGGCCTACTGACATGTGCTTTAGTTTCTACAATATAAATGACTATATGAACTAATCAATAAAGCTAAGTGCAAGtgattccttttcttttgactTCTCAATGTACATATGTGGAAAGGTGCATGCAAGAAGAAAGGACTGGCGTTACTcttaaaatttgtaaattaagaCCTTCTATTGTTTCCTGAAGAAAGGCAGAAAGGGCTGTGCATCTTCATAAACGACATAACATTACAAATATTGTGCTCACTATTGGAATTTTATTGGAATCAACTTGCCAGGGGAACATGGTATTCCCTTTTTTACTGTAATAATATAAGCAAGCAATTTTCATGTAGTGAACTAATATTGTTATGTTTATGGACAGTCTTTCAGCATGCATATgctttttatttgtgtttccAAATATAGCTGTTCTTTACCCTTTCTGATTAAGATACAGTTGTAGGTCCAAGGTTGGGTTAAAAGTGGATTAAGGGACTTCTCTATTTCCCGTGCATCTGTAGAGTGGGGTATTCCGGTGCCAAATGACACCAAACAGACAATATACGTGTGGTTTGATGCGTTGTTAGGGTATGTTTCTCTGCTTCTCAACACAATATACACTAATGTATACTctttccccccccccccccctataATTTAAGGATAGAAAACATCCTTTAGAAAAGTACACAAGACATGCAACTTCATTTGTTTACTACTTTTGCTGGAAATTTATTACACTGTTTGTGCTTTTGTTTTTACAAACTCGCAactttatatgaataaatgaaGACTGCTTCTGTTTCAAACTTTTAGCTATTGTCCATGGTTACATTTTGTATTTCGTTGAATTCTTATCATTCGGCATTCCTAGATGTATTACTGCCGTGGTGTTTCCCTCTACTCTCTGTTGAACTCTGATTGATCTGAATCTTCAGATGTTCTCCGATATCTTCTCATTAATAACCCTCCTGATATACCTCATGAATGTTCAACTCACCAGTACTACCAAATGCTCTATGCCtgtaaataaatacataatctTATGTATTACCCTACTCCTTTTTTCAGACTAACTGTTTTATTTCCATATGTTGTGTTTAGGTACATTTCAGCATTACTAGACGATGGGGAGAAGGCAAGTTTACAACAAGCCGTTGAACGTGGTTGGCCTGCCTCCCTGCACTTGATAGGAAAGGTGGAAACTTTTTTAGCAGTTTCAAGTTTCAAGCTTCAATCATTCATGCTCCTTCTCATTTCTAGCAAAATGATGTTTGCTTCTCTTCTCATATATCCCTAGTTTATTTGTTCGTTCTGTTTTATAGCTTCTTGTGATGGTAAGGAGAACTCTTGTATGGGCTGATAACTAAGCACTGATGCTGCTTGAATCTTAGAATAATCAGCAatgaagtataaaaaatatattcctcTGTCTCTAAATAGTCACCCAGATCATATGCTATTACAGTTTTTCCATCCTCTAACCCTATTTTTAGTGATCCCTGCACAAATGAAGACAGTAGGTGGACAATTATTCTGAAGTTGATTGAatgttaattttgaaaatattcatTGAAAAAATTCTTATCTGCATGCCTTAGTTGAAACTATTTTAACAGAATAGGCCCTCATTATAAAAATTGACAGAAATAGGGTCAGCTAAGACATCAATGAGAATAGGCTTCTGCTACGATAAATCACattattttcatatgtttCCTGACTTTTATAATGCCAAGATTCACTTTACTTCTCTCTATCTACTGCTTTAAGTATTGTATTGTTCCTTCTCCATTCTAATACAAGGCTGTAGTCAGTGGTGACATATTACCTGACATAACCTTTGCAGTAGGCATTGATATTTATGTCCAGTGTACAAGCAACATTGTTGGATGGACTTCTtgagtttttatttctatCTTTAATTTGGTGTGATATGGTTTATGATCATTCTTTGTTCATCTGCCTCAGGATATATTGCGGTTTCATGCAGTTTATTGGCCAGCAATGTTAATGTCAGCAGGAATAAGTGTTCCTGATGCAGTTTTTGGTCATGGATTTTTGACAAAGGTGATCCTAACTATTTTCATCGTTATTATTTCCACTTCTACAGACTGATGACAGCCTAGCACTGTACCTTAAGTAAAGAGTAATGATGTATGTTGAAATATGAACCTGATTTTCCTTCAACTCATGTTCATTTTCCTGATCCGAACATTTGGATATCCGTGCTcgatgattattatttttatttatcctaATGTTCAAAAACTTCAACTTTCTAGGAGCATGAAGCTCTATATACTTcaattctatataaatatttcacgGAATCCTGGACTAGTCTCTTATAGATATTTACATTCTCGAGTGCAATATCATCCCTATGACTGTACTGTAGCATGCATTGTGTTTTGCTTTAGATGGT from Oryza brachyantha chromosome 3, ObraRS2, whole genome shotgun sequence carries:
- the LOC102701068 gene encoding methionine--tRNA ligase, chloroplastic/mitochondrial, encoding MAAGRAFLRAPSSLAAGARRFAFACPPARPLAAASHRRGRGRGRCYCSGPASDAPAPAPPPYVLTTPLYYVNAPPHMGSAYTTIAADAIARFQRLLDKRVVFITGTDEHGEKIATSAEACGRNPKDHCDTISNSYKMLWDDLDIEYDKFIRTTDPRHEAIVNDFYSRVLDSGDIYRADYEGLYCVSCEEYKDEKELAENKCCPVHLKPCVPRKEDNYFFALSKYQHQLEDLLTKNPNFVRPSHRLNEVQGWVKSGLRDFSISRASVEWGIPVPNDTKQTIYVWFDALLGYISALLDDGEKASLQQAVERGWPASLHLIGKDILRFHAVYWPAMLMSAGISVPDAVFGHGFLTKDGMKMGKSLGNTLEPKDLVNRFGADAVRYFFLREVEFGNDGDYSEERFINIVNAHLANTIGNLLNRTLGLLKKNCKSTLAFDSIAAADGISLKDNIENLVDKAKGQFENLLLSSACETLMEIGNLGNLYIDEQAPWSCFKQGGESAEKAAKDLVIILETMRIIAIALSPITPSLSLRIYTQLGFTEDQFRTLRWEDTKWGGLKAGQVMMEPKPVFARIETETDEKDQPSSKATKGGKKKAKSHGLVEA